The nucleotide window GCTTTAGAACTAGAGGATACTAAACCTCCAGCCCCATCTAAGGGTCCCATCACAGGTATTCGGGTTCTTTAACCTTACTAGATTGATTTTGTGTTGTGTTATTGCTTGTGATGGATTGGTTACCTTCTATTGGATAATTTTTATGTTGTTGATATATATTGATGTTGTGGCAGGAACTTTACATGTTGCGGGGCATcccacacatgtattgttcgactcATGGGAAACACATAGCTTTGTGGCCCCTGAGGTAGCTGCCGAGTTTGTGGGTTCATTTGTGATTGACAGGGTGGATGTGGCTGTGATGACTCCCGGAGACCAAACCCTCCAAGCAAAAGAATGCCTCAGAAGAGTTCCGTTAGTCATTTGCGAGAAGATGTTCTTGGCAGATTTGTTGGTGGTGCCCTTAAAAGGATATGAAGTTATCTTGGGCATGGATTGGTTATCAGGCTATCGGGCACAATTAGATTGTGGAAAAGGTCGTATTTTGTTCAAGGAGAACGGGCAACGACAAATTGGGTTTTACGGGATCAGTCCAAGCAAGTCTGTGTCTTTAGTAGCTGCCTTGAGAGTGGAAGATTTGCTTAAGGATGGAGAAGCGTATCTGGTAACAATAACTGCTAGTGAAGGGCCCACTAGCAACGGAGTTGAAATTACGGATATTGCGGTAGTACAAGAGTTCAAGGATGTGTTTGAAACGTTGAAAGAGTTACCTCCACCTCAGAGTAACCCTTTCACAATTAACTTGGAACCTGAAGCGAAGCCGATAACAAAGGCTCCCTACCACATGGCACCTGCGGAGTTTGCAGAGTtgaagaaacaacttgaagATATAATGGAGAAAGGTTTCATAAGACCTAGCTCTTCACCATGGGGAGCTCCGGTCTTAT belongs to Brassica napus cultivar Da-Ae unplaced genomic scaffold, Da-Ae ScsIHWf_440;HRSCAF=671, whole genome shotgun sequence and includes:
- the LOC125603974 gene encoding uncharacterized protein LOC125603974 produces the protein MTCFEDSKKKMAVYYLDKDAAEWWESRDHQVGHLVTTWAAFKKEFECKYFTSESKRRLQRQFANLVQGDKTVRGYESEFMRLRRHVLRGPDDEETMISNFMFGLKPDLENRLAVGNYESLTELVEKTVNVEIGSEAEKAASKKSKQHQAGKYGGNQRSFKGKDKEKESEGPSRRSLFTGKCFDCGKTGHKSTTPITVHHPTTPPAIAPAPKRQAIGGGVYALELEDTKPPAPSKGPITGTLHVAGHPTHVLFDSWETHSFVAPEVAAEFVGSFVIDRVDVAVMTPGDQTLQAKECLRRVPLVICEKMFLADLLVVPLKGYEVILGMDWLSGYRAQLDCGKGRILFKENGQRQIGFYGISPSKSVSLVAALRVEDLLKDGEAYLVTITASEGPTSNGVEITDIAVVQEFKDVFETLKELPPPQSNPFTINLEPEAKPITKAPYHMAPAEFAELKKQLEDIMEKGFIRPSSSPWGAP